In the Panthera uncia isolate 11264 chromosome D2, Puncia_PCG_1.0, whole genome shotgun sequence genome, one interval contains:
- the CNNM2 gene encoding metal transporter CNNM2 isoform X3 — MIGCGACEPEVKMAGGQAAAALPTWKMAARRSLSARGRGVLQAAAGRLLPLLLLSCCCGAGGCAAAGENEETVIIGLRLEDTNDVSFMEGGALRVSERTRVKLRVYGQNINNETWSRIAFTEHERRRHSPGERGLGGPAPPEPDSGPQRCGIRTSDIIILPHIILNRRTSGIIEIEIKPLRKMEKSKSYYLCTSLSTPALGAGGPGSASGAVGAKGGSGVAGLPPPPWAETTWIYHDGEDTKMIVGEEKKFLLPFWLQVIFISLLLCLSGMFSGLNLGLMALDPMELRIVQNCGTEKEKNYAKRIEPVRRQGNYLLCSLLLGNVLVNTTLTILLDDIAGSGLVAVVVSTIGIVIFGEIVPQAICSRHGLAVGANTIFLTKFFMMMTFPASYPVSKLLDCVLGQEIGTVYNREKLLEMLRVTDPYNDLVKEELNIIQGALELRTKTVEDVMTPLRDCFMITGEAILDFNTMSEIMESGYTRIPVFEGERSNIVDLLFVKDLAFVDPDDCTPLKTITKFYNHPLHFVFNDTKLDAMLEEFKKGQ; from the coding sequence ATGATTGGCTGTGGCGCTTGTGAACCCGAAGTAAAGATGGCGGGCGGGCAGGCAGCCGCCGCACTGCCCACTTGGAAGATGGCGGCGCGCCGCAGCCTCAGCGCCCGCGGCCGGGGGGTCCTGCAGGCGGCGGCCGGGCGGCTGCTGCCGCTGCTACTGCTGAGCTGCTGCTGCGGCGCGGGCGGCTGCGCAGCAGCGGGCGAGAACGAGGAGACGGTGATCATCGGCTTGCGGCTGGAGGACACGAACGACGTGTCGTTCATGGAAGGGGGGGCGCTGCGAGTGAGCGAGCGGACCCGGGTCAAGCTGCGGGTGTACGGGCAGAACATCAACAACGAGACGTGGTCCCGCATCGCCTTCACCGAGCACGAGCGGCGGCGCCACAGCCCGGGCGAGCGCGGGCTGGGGGGTCCCGCGCCGCCAGAGCCGGACAGCGGCCCCCAGCGCTGCGGCATCCGCACCTCAGATATCATCATCTTGCCCCACATCATTCTCAACCGCCGTACATCGGGCATCATTGAGATCGAGATCAAACCGCTGCGCAAGATGGAGAAGAGCAAGTCCTATTACCTGTGCACATCGCTCTCCACGCCAGCCCTGGGCGCCGGCGGCCCGGGGTCCGCAAGTGGCGCCGTCGGGGCCAAGGGCGGCTCCGGGGTGGCCGGGCTCCCGCCGCCCCCGTGGGCCGAGACCACCTGGATTTATCACGACGGCGAGGACACCAAGATGATAGTGGGCGAGGAGAAGAAGTTTCTGCTGCCCTTCTGGCTGCAGGTGATCTTCATTTCGCTGCTCCTGTGCTTGTCGGGCATGTTCAGCGGCCTCAACCTGGGGCTGATGGCCCTGGACCCGATGGAGCTGCGCATCGTGCAGAACTGCGGCACCGAGAAGGAGAAGAATTACGCCAAGCGCATCGAGCCCGTGCGCAGGCAGGGCAACTACCTGCTGTGCTCACTGCTGCTGGGCAACGTGCTGGTCAACACCACGCTCACGATCCTGCTCGACGACATCGCCGGCTCCGGCCTCGTGGCGGTGGTGGTCTCCACCATCGGCATCGTCATCTTCGGGGAAATCGTGCCCCAGGCCATCTGCTCCCGGCACGGCCTGGCTGTAGGGGCCAACACCATCTTCCTCACCAAGTTTTTCATGATGATGACCTTCCCCGCTTCTTACCCGGTTAGCAAGCTGCTGGACTGCGTCCTGGGCCAGGAGATAGGTACTGTCTATAACCGGGAAAAACTGCTGGAGATGCTCCGGGTCACCGACCCCTACAACGACCTCGTTAAGGAGGAGCTGAACATCATCCAAGGGGCGCTGGAGCTCCGCACCAAGACAGTGGAGGACGTGATGACTCCGCTCCGGGACTGCTTCATGATCACCGGCGAAGCCATTCTGGACTTCAACACCATGTCGGAGATCATGGAGAGCGGCTACACTCGTATTCCAGTGTTTGAGGGGGAGCGCTCCAACATCGTGGACCTCCTCTTTGTCAAAGACTTGGCCTTCGTGGATCCAGATGACTGTACTCCCCTGAAAACCATCACTAAATTTTATAACCACCCCTTGCACTTTGTTTTCAATGACACCAAGTTGGACGCTATGCTGGAAGAATTTAAGAAAG